The DNA sequence CAAAGGATGTGACAAAAACACGGGATGGGTTCAATGCAGATACCGCCCAGGCAGCTCCCTCaggcccccacccccccactggATAAATCAAGTATACCCTGCTGTTTAGGACACAGCAACACCTTTCCTTGGTATCgctcacatcttttttttattccggGCAGAAGTGTAGGATATCTGAGTATTTTGCATTGGCTGACTGATGCGTCCGAATGCCCACAACATGTCTCAGCTGGTGAAAACACAACATCACCATGCAAATTTATTCGGAGACCAGCTGCTGTGTCAAGATGATGCAGCAAAAGACACCCTTGAAACTTCTAATGAGCTCACCGTTGTGAATAATGGGGACGGCGAGGTCAGGGGAGTCAAGATGTGCGCGGGAGCTCGCGCGGGCCTCGCCAAGCGTCTGCGCGCACATTCCATTTAGGCGTGCGAAAAGTGCGACGTGACATCCGGCGCTGGAGGACGCGCAGCGGGAGGCATGAGAGAAGCTAACAGGTCGTTTTCACGTCATGTCAGAGTAGACGGCGCAGCACACCTGCACATGCTGCGTACGCCAGGTCAGCAGTGGGAGACCTTGGCACCTTCGCTTGATATTTCAATTTCAGTCGGAACACAAGAGATCTAAGGAGAAATATCATTGAAGGTCTATTACTGAATTCAATGACACATCAGAAACGGAATGTTATGAAATCCACCTGACCAAACGCAGCGAGTTTAACATTAAACTGAAGGTCATCTTTCTCCTCTTTCGTCTGTTAGTAAGGAAAAGTgtgttttttaataatttagcCAGCAGGAGACTGGTAGGCCTTCTTTTTTACTGTCATTGTAGATGCCATGATATATTTCCTGCTCCTCAGCTCAGTAACTggggatttgatttgatttgtttatttgcacaacataaaaaaacggtacaaaagtttaaatgaacataaaagcatgaaaatatgtgcaggtgagaaaggaagccctaaatgggcttattcaaagttctcaccaagaaaatacactgtattgaaataatagcaagaacaaaaaacaaaaaacaaaaaaacagcgttccaaaaagatggatataaacagacaatttctcggtgtgcacgtgcagaagtgagtccacattaagtggaagcacttgtaGACGCTTGAtcaataaggctggtcttcaatctctgtttaaaactattaatagacagtgaagattttgcgataagtatatgagaattccagagtgaggcacctctgtctttgatggagaactgactgctattggtacgactgaatgaagaatggagatcctcaacttgtctggtattatagttatgaatttgtgaattggtcttaaaaaaatctttgaaagtacttggaagcatatttgcaagataagtgcatttgtaaatgaaagtGGTCTCAAGCAAAAGCAGCGTTAACCTGCAGAAACCATCATTTCATGGGCGTGGTGGTCTACGGCTCCACCTGCCAGCCAGCAGTCTCCCATCTCTCTTCCGAGAGTTTCACCACGAGAGAACCCCCATACACATGCCAACGACCCACAAGACGGCCGGGCGGGACTGTGACAAAATGGTAAAGTTGTTAATGGCCCCACCGGAGGTTAAGTGCCCAACACCCTTCACCGTCTGAATACTTGCAGGACAAGTTTGGACAAAGTCCCCAAACAGCTGAAGTTGTTACaacagaggaaaaaagtcaCATTTAGTCAAATCTAAAACATTTCTCATTTGTAGGGAGTGAAAACTTTCATTTTGGACCAAATGATGTGAACTGAAGCAGTTTTAAGTACGTTTTCCGCTAAATTGCAATTATTAAATGGTAGCAAACATTAAATTCcatgtcaaaataaaagtctattTTAAGTTTCTGGCAACAATCAAAGATGTTTGGCttcaggtttttctcccattaggggagtttttcctgccattgtttacgtaataattgctcgggtcATGGTCTGGGGAAAGATCCAAGAGActacttctgttgtaatagacgctatataaataaaattgaattgaattgatgtcGTCCCACTTTAGTGATGGTGTAGTTAGGATCCACAAAGACAAACCAAAGGGATTTTAAGTTGTTTAAGTGTAGAAAAAGGTCTGTGCAAGCATCTCCTCCTGGTCTGCACAACCCACCTGCCAACGTCTCCCAGAGAACTGTCAGCAGATGCAAGAGGAGGAGCGTTGCAGTCCTCTGCTTCCACTGAACTCagatatttatataaaaagatatgcaagtgtCAACATGGACGCATCTGAAGGAGTCTCTTACAACAGCTCAGTTTTCAAAAGTCAACGTGTCGAGGGCTAATAACGACCTGGCAGCGACCTGGAGACATCGTGAGAGGCTCTGTGTCTACAAACCCTCCTTTTTATGCATTTTCTGTACACTTATAAAGTAGAGATCGTTTGGTTTGTCTGCAGAGACCCTATCTACGCCATCACTTCAGTGGAATGATGTTTGTGCGCCTTATCAGAggctaaaataaacatttattttgacgGTTGTTTGTCCCAGGTGCTAAAGTCATTACCATTTTTGTGCAAACACACTCCCGTCTCACTCAAGCATGAACTATCGTGGATTACTACCATCTTCAAGCAATAAAAGGCTACGTAAATGTAGCAACGGCtgcatttatttcatttcttttatttccaaCTTTTTCTAAACTTGCGCTGAACGACAGTTTACCTATTCAGAAACTTATAAGAGTTGTACTCAGCcattttaatataaaaaacatGTACTTTGCATTATGCCTGGCCCCTTTGTTCCCACAGAGTGCAGCAAATCCTCCCACCGCAGACCTAAGCTGTAATTTGTGAGTGAGCAGTCCGGAGAAAATGGGCTTTGCATTGCTTCATCCTGTAAATGTGCACTTTTATGCATCGTCCATGTGGTTTTTGACTTGCATACAATCTTTTTCAGCCACTGCTAAACTACTTAAATCCAGCGGCCGGTCCAGTCACAGCTTCTTGGACGAGAGGTGAAACATTTTCTCCACCTATCCACTCAGGATAGGACATCGTCCCTCTTTGGTCCCCTCGACGAGAGGATCCCCTCTGAAGCAACTTTACACTAATCGATGCAGAGTCAGCAGTAGGCAGACGACAGAAGGTGGGAATCAAACTAAACGGATTGTCGTGTCTCGTGTGGGGGAGGGGAGCGGGGAGGACTCCCTCCTCTGACGGCCTCATTTGCTGATCCTGCCATAAACAGGAATGAGGGTCACAACTCAGGAAATTGGGATTATCAtcttcatgtttttttccctcctgtAATCGCTCTGTTTTCCAGTTGTCAGTAAAGTAAACAAGCTCAGACACAAAGCGCTGAGACCTTATCAGGATTCAGGGGGCAAAAAAAcagcttgttttttcttccccctGTATGGCCTTCATCGGTGTCTGTTCTGGTCCCAGGCCGGAATACGTGGTTTCATTTGCTTTTTCCGTGTTTCTGGTGTTTGGGGGCCAAGGGGGGACGTGCACGGTCGATAACGGGAGCACCGGTGGTGAAACAAGACAAAACAGTCAGAGGCCGGTATAACAACAACGAGCTGAGAAGGTGCATGTCTTGGGAGGGTTTTTATCCGTCTTCACCCACCCACCTATGTGGCTACAAGACCTGAAGATACAAAGATAGCAAATACATTCTCTGTACAGTACTTAGATTTATTAAGTCTGCAGATTTacaaaaatgtacatttttatcaacACTGTAATCATACTGACTGATACGTAATATCTGTGCCTATAAGACAGGAATGCTCCTAAGACTGTGCTTCATTGGCAATTAACATAAACACGGCCGGTGCTCTCGCGCTCCTGCTTTCctttcattttacaaaaaaatggaaaaataaaataaagtcccCTCAGGCATAAACACATGAAATATTTCGGGGAAGACGGAGGAGCGAAAACAGCCGTTGAGCGGGGCAGAATCTGTGCACGTCGGTGAGGAAATACGAGGATAGTTTTAAATCTGCTGTCCTCTTCCAAACCTGCCACGTggatataaatgtgtgtgtttatcacGTCCTAATGTCTTGTTAGAAATCTTCTTTAAACAAGTGTAGGAAAGCACTTAGTGAAGTCTAACTGCTATCAAGATTTCCTTTAACTCTATAAATTAAGCTGTCAGAGAGCAGCTGCGCAACAACGAATGTCAATACTGCTTTAGTGTTATGAGCCAATCCATATCTGCTGACCCGAAGGCCGCGCAGAATCGTCCTTTCGTTGGCACAAATTGCTCTCCCCGTTCCAAAAGAAAGTGTCCCAACACTGTTCCGTGTCCCTGGGGTTCATCTCTTTCTGTTCCGGTTGTGCTtcaccttcttcttcctcttgagAATCATCTCGTAGAGTTTTTCCAGGCCCGCCTGCAGGCCCTGGCCGTCCACGGCGCTGCAGCTCTGCACGTGGTACAGCGTGTACATGCCCAGTTCGTGCACGGAGAGCAGCTTCTCCACCTCGCTGACGGACAGCGCCGAGGCCATGTCCTGCTTGTTGGCCAGGATGAGCGCGGGGATGCCCTGGTTCTCCGAGGTGCGCGTGATCTTGTGCAGCTCCACCTTGGCCTCCTCCATGCGCTCCAGCTCCGTGGAGTCCACCACGAACACGATCCCGTCCGTGCGCCGGGTGTAGGACTTCCAGAGCGGCCGCAGCTTCTCCTGGCCGCCCACGTCCCACACCTGGAAGTTGATGGCCCGGGACCCCGCCACCGTCACCTTGATCTTCTCCGTGTTGAAGCCCTTGGTGGGGATGGTCTTCACGAACTCCTTCAGCTTCAGCCTGTACAGCAGGGACGTCTTGCCGGCGGCGTCCAGGCCGATCACCACCACGTGCAGACACTGGAAGCTGGGCAGGAAGGACGTGTTGGGAGCGATATCAGTCAGCTGGTTCCCCATGATTCCGGCCAGCAGTTCACACCTTCTGGGACGAGGTGACAGATTCCCGGTTTAATCCTTGTTCAAAAGACTGGCATTTGCCACCACCGGTCCTCCGGAGCGCAGGGATCAGACGATGCTGGAGACCTtatcaaaacacacacacagctgctgttaACATCTCATTAGAAGACAATGGGCTCTTAAGGAATGCCTGTTTGCAATCTGGCAGCTATTTCACAGGTACGACCGAGGAATGAGGGGAATTCACCGGcaaccaggggcgaaaatcccatttcatagttgggggggacaataaacagtaacattttagagaataaatccagggggggacaaggaataaaagttttagccttcctttaatacagcattttgacattttcaactctatctcgcaaacaggcagaagacctttcttagaacaatacaatggtattaggtggaaggtggcaataatacagcacatctgacataatacactgcaaaaacccaaaatcttaacaagaatatttgtcttatttctagttaaaatgtctcatttttagtttaaaaaaatctcattacacttaaaacaagactcatcactggaaaaaaacaacaattttcacctgtttcaagtagattttcacttaaaataagtagaaaaatctgccagtggaacaagatttttttgcttgtaataagaagataaatcttgtcccactggcagatttttctacttatttcaagtgaaaatttacttgaaacaggtgaaaatggtcaaataacaagttatttttctggtgatgactcttgttttaagtgtaatgagattttactgtttattattattttcgatttcggtttcggccacaaattttcattctggtgcatcactactaaatactactgcattgttccaaaattattaattctgtctcaaattattctagggggggacagctttactaatgggggggacttgtcccccctgtcccccccgggattttcgcccctgccgGCAACAGATAGCTGGGAATGCCACCAAGCGCTTCACAGTAAAGTAGTTTCATTAGATCGATGCTCATGTCGAGATTTGTCAAGTTACTTCTCCACGGCCTGTTTAATCCAAATCGTAACCCCTTAAAGTCTCTTCAGATTAGTTTATACAAAACAATAACCGTCTTGACTTTTTTCAATGCAGCATTACAAAGCCAAACGACTGCTAATTAGATGTCTGAGGGCTGCCTCGGTTCCTTATTTGCTCTGCCTAATCTTCTTAAGACGGTTAAAGCTGAAAGGCTTTTCCTGAGGCAGATTGATTTCAATGCAGAGCATGCAAGATTCATCCTGCTCCACTGCTGCCTGTCTGTCTGCTGCAGCTCTGATCCAGCTGTTCACATCCACATACTCATCACACACAGCCCTCATCACATCTGTGCTTCACCTGGATTGTCAGGAGTGTCATCTTTAATGGCTTAATCCAACAGTTGCTGAGAGGCAGAGGTAAAAACGCACCGTCATGTTTCTGGGCTGATATACTGTAAATAGCACCTAACGCCTGGGACTGAACCACTTTAGTTCTCCTCACCTCCCACATGAAAGCCGGCAGTTTAGTTTCTACTAGACATTGTTATGAACATAGAAAATAGTCTGAGGTCTCAAGACTGTGTCGATTTATTTTAACAGATTAACTAAGCACAGTAAAACATTTCAGAGGAAAGGAGGCATTAAATGAGAGCTTTCTCTCCGCCGGTTTAGAGATGTCCATACCTTGAAAATGTTCAGCCAGATGCGATGAACACGGCCATAGTTGAGGGTTGCTGTTCTGCCCCGACGGTGCGCTCCTGCCCGGCTCTCCTGCAGCGGCGGACTGAGGATCAGGAGACGCTCCTGCGGAGGCACCGCCGCCCGGTGACGTCACGAGCACCTGGAGGGCCGCGCCGCGACACCTGCAGGCCGAGCCGGGTACTGCACCCTGGCAGCAACAAACCCCTAGGGGGGGCTCAAATCTAACAATCAGCCCACATTTATTGGAAAACATCACATAcaatcagaggtggacagagtactcgaccccagtacttgagtaagagtacaaatactactggtcaaaatttactccgttacaagtaaaagtagctcagtcaaaatattactcgagtaagagtagaaaagtacttgcctctaaaggtacttaagtatccaaaagtaaatgcttttaaatttactttaagtaagagtaagagtaaatttcttattttccacatcagtaaattactatattttttctaaattaatttaaggatcttttaactcttgtttctgagaattaactctttgaaaccagctgcactgatgtgctgcttttagaaccacaatgttatataaaacctgcagaaacaacaaaaacaaatcaaatgaatgggatcataagaggacagcagatgatgcagagtttattaacaatcatgaactgaaaccaaatgaacctgcaccatccaactaagtctggatccccctcaaagaccactgctttacaaaaaactgtgccctcgttttttactcggtcgaactcaaacattgagttaagatacggccaaggattttgtgaaagtccctgctccgagtccggctcattatcagactcagacgactcagcggattgtctttcttctcctgacgcaggcgtagccgttgttgcggctctgtcttgacttgttgcggctctgtcttgacaaacgcaggctactttggcggtatcgttttgaggaggcttgaagTATTTccactttacgtacatcccagtggagagcgtgcactgtgataggtctcctcctttgacaaaaacagcttgtgtccaataggattttagggaagaagaaaaaagagcagatctgaaagtaacgagtacttcagccttcctagaaatttactcgagtaaaagtaaaaatatttgtcttggaaatgtattcaagtaagagtaataagtaccaaagaaatctaatactcaagtaaagtacaaatcctctggatatgtacttaagtacagtactcaagtaaatttactccgttactgtccaccactgcaacCAGCCCACATTTATTGAAAAACATCACATCCAATGAGTTACTTTTCATGTAGGAAATGtatatttaaatgtatatttaaaaCAGTTTGGTTATTGTTAATCTACGCTTTAAAATTTAAtatatagagggtatgcatggacgtcactttcccacttaCTCGCActaagtggcaaaaatggctgcaactagtggagaacacgggataacagccgattatgggcttaaattaaaggcagttggacttgacagtgacccgtacagttacccgaagaaccagtggtccatggacattaatatttggccacaaatcgagTTTCCTGGTAATTATATGTACTTCATTTCtatgccggggaaatacacgaaacaaagcttgaaggcttacaaaagtcttgacgcttggtcctacttcaaggcaggatttgttggtgaaattaaagtgatgaggacactgaactttatgatttgaccgtttaacgttagctacccaaaaatccaacattacctgatacaaaattggaaccgcaaatccacgtttggtgcctggaatccagttgtttctgcgaattgcagcgacccatttgtctctcttaaaggagcatgaggctccttttaagaaatgagactctctagcgccacccttcgccacgacggccatcgggggtactgcagccaacagtgaagctggcacgggagaacgtgcatgcagcgtcatgtgacgtcacatccggaggacagcgcgggaaattcggcccccgaattgcagcacattttgcagcacacagcctgttcaaagcaatggagagatacgctagagggctcattcttttgggtttggaaggcttcatctgacattattactagaaaacttaaaacgtatacgcatttttttcataaatcctgcctcaatcctgcctcaagctcctttaagcttatttttcggcagtatGTAAAACGaaaactccgatttcttgctaaatctatgagtacagtcgttcacacaacagctctttcccattttagattctgctactcagtctttctgccactcagtgggcgtaacccgctgtgaagttgcatctgtgacatcatgcgcattccctctatagaaaACAACTTAATTTTATGTCACTGATGTCATGTCAAGATATCTGCATATAAAAAGttataacaattaaaaaaagattaaaaaaaaaagttaaaattaaaGTTGATCAAAGGATTTTAgggaaaaaatatattaatttgTTTTGGGGAGAAgattttgttatcctctattgACTGGACagtctttttttccaaatgtacAGTTGACCtttcagaaaaaactttgagcacatgttaaaaaataaaaataaagagaaaactttcacacacaaaaaaagaaaaaaaaattaaaaaaaattagaaaaattaAGTTATAAGTAATTATAgtcattatttaaatatttacaatTTCACGAGTTGTAACAACGTGCTGAAAATAAATGGTCAGGGTTGCGTTCAAAGGGACTTATGTGCGATTGTATCTAGTCATTCTGTGGCGATGCTTTGGCGCCATCTACTGGCCGGATTCTCAAATTACCGTCAGAAAAGGCTTTTTTATTTAGGTTTAAAACAAGAGCAGCCCAGAGTGGTGCACAAATTGCACAGATAAAACAATGTCATATTAAATACTAAACTAAGAAACATGATGCAATAAAAGAGTcagataaataactcaaatgactaaacataaattaaaaatgctgTGTCACCTCTGAGTCTTAGTCTGGATCAGGGGACATCCAGGAGCAACTGGTTGGTCGACCTCGGGACTTCAGCGTGTGGGGCGTCAGAACTTCACTTAGTGGTGCAGTTGGTTtgagacacttaaaaacaagcATTAAATTATAAGATGGATGCCTAAGTGGACAGGAATCCTGTATAACAAGGCCAGAACAGGATTGATAAGATGGCTTTACTCTTGGGAAAACATACACATCAGTTCCACAGGTTTTGAAACAATAATTTGTCCTCAGAGGTGACATTGAATACATACACAGTAATTGTAATCATTAAAGATCAAAGTAAGGTATCTTATTTACACCCATTTATATTCCTCCGACCTTTAATGTCACATCATTTTTCTATCCTCTTCACATAAAATGTGATTCATCAAATAAGCAAGTGCTTTGTGTAGTTCGGTAAAAATCCAcaagtgatttatttttgtgaaaTCTTGGCTCGTTCTCTGTCAAAAGTGAGGATGTGTTTCAGGGTAGTTCTA is a window from the Cololabis saira isolate AMF1-May2022 chromosome 19, fColSai1.1, whole genome shotgun sequence genome containing:
- the arl4d gene encoding ADP-ribosylation factor-like protein 4D, which gives rise to MGNQLTDIAPNTSFLPSFQCLHVVVIGLDAAGKTSLLYRLKLKEFVKTIPTKGFNTEKIKVTVAGSRAINFQVWDVGGQEKLRPLWKSYTRRTDGIVFVVDSTELERMEEAKVELHKITRTSENQGIPALILANKQDMASALSVSEVEKLLSVHELGMYTLYHVQSCSAVDGQGLQAGLEKLYEMILKRKKKVKHNRNRKR